A genomic window from Nocardioides sp. BP30 includes:
- a CDS encoding GH12 family glycosyl hydrolase domain-containing protein, protein MNLSISKAVVIASALVVAGGSAAYGIAQADDTTPTATCSASPSLDVGATTTTFSIRCSVPNQTVTVTSVPTETVTVTPSATGTANPTGTPSDTSQPSDTASTTPSSTPSTASSSPPASSSSTPTGTTTPGGPCTPADTVAAFYPTAGNPTGQGSADLGGGYNASAEEWGVYPEYRQTMCVYSTSHWTVDAAVTDHGGAVQAYPSMRRIYHDWGRGTDFSQDPKLSSFPRLEASFAQTDPADCSACIYDDAFDIWLNGISSSGDTELMIWTHNVKQAPAGSRVASGVALAGHTWDVYDAAPSYVAYVPTDVDDIGQGTFDLKSFIADAAARKLTTADPRVGQVSYGVETVSTGGVARHWDFSDFALADS, encoded by the coding sequence GTGAACCTCAGCATCTCGAAAGCAGTGGTGATCGCCAGCGCGCTGGTCGTCGCCGGCGGCAGCGCCGCCTACGGTATCGCCCAGGCCGACGACACGACGCCGACCGCCACCTGCAGCGCCTCGCCGTCCTTGGACGTCGGTGCGACGACCACGACGTTCTCCATCCGGTGCAGCGTCCCGAACCAGACGGTGACGGTGACCTCGGTCCCGACCGAGACGGTCACCGTGACGCCGTCGGCCACCGGCACGGCGAACCCGACCGGCACCCCGAGCGACACCTCGCAGCCGTCCGACACCGCCTCTACCACCCCGTCCAGCACCCCGTCCACCGCCTCCTCCTCGCCACCGGCATCGTCGTCGTCCACCCCGACGGGAACGACGACGCCCGGGGGGCCCTGCACGCCGGCCGACACCGTCGCGGCGTTCTACCCCACCGCCGGCAACCCGACCGGGCAGGGCTCCGCCGACCTCGGCGGCGGCTACAACGCCTCGGCCGAGGAGTGGGGCGTCTACCCGGAGTACCGGCAGACGATGTGCGTGTACTCGACCAGCCACTGGACCGTCGACGCCGCCGTGACCGATCACGGCGGAGCCGTCCAGGCCTACCCCTCGATGCGCCGGATCTATCACGACTGGGGTCGGGGCACCGACTTCTCCCAGGACCCGAAGCTGTCCTCGTTCCCGAGGCTCGAGGCGAGCTTCGCGCAGACCGATCCGGCCGACTGTTCGGCCTGCATCTACGACGACGCCTTCGACATCTGGCTCAACGGGATCTCCAGCAGTGGCGATACCGAGCTGATGATCTGGACGCACAACGTCAAGCAGGCGCCGGCCGGATCGAGGGTCGCCTCCGGGGTGGCGCTCGCCGGTCACACCTGGGACGTCTACGACGCGGCGCCGTCGTACGTCGCCTACGTGCCGACGGACGTCGACGACATCGGGCAGGGCACCTTCGACCTCAAGTCGTTCATCGCCGATGCCGCCGCACGCAAGCTGACGACAGCCGATCCGCGGGTCGGGCAGGTCTCCTACGGCGTCGAGACGGTCTCCACCGGCGGAGTCGCCCGGCACTGGGACTTCAGCGACTTCGCCCTCGCCGACAGCTGA
- a CDS encoding TIGR03842 family LLM class F420-dependent oxidoreductase: protein MDFGVVLQTDPPAWRTVALAKRAEEYGFSHVWTFDSHLLWMEPYVIHSQILAETRRITVGPFVTNPATRDWTVTASVFATLNEMYGNRTVCGIGRGDSAVRVLNGRPTTVKAMREATHVIRELASCRPVEVNGSTLQFPWATSSRLEVWIAAYGPLALKAAGEVGDGFILQLADLDIAAWMIATVRKAAADAGRDPESLTFCVAAPAYVTDGSTQARAHAIDQCRWFGGMVGNHVADIVAKYGTGGAVPQALTDYIAGRAGYDYNEHGRAGNTHASFVPDEIVERFCLIGTVEEQVAKLEALRGLGVDQFAVYLQHDAKEETLAAYGEHVIGRVNRPAAAKVES, encoded by the coding sequence ATGGACTTCGGAGTCGTCCTGCAGACCGACCCACCGGCGTGGCGCACGGTGGCGTTGGCCAAGCGCGCCGAGGAGTACGGCTTCAGTCACGTATGGACCTTCGACTCGCATCTGCTGTGGATGGAGCCCTACGTCATCCACAGTCAGATCCTCGCCGAGACCCGGCGCATCACGGTCGGGCCGTTCGTCACCAACCCGGCCACCCGGGACTGGACGGTCACCGCGAGCGTGTTCGCCACCCTGAACGAGATGTACGGCAATCGCACCGTCTGCGGCATCGGCCGCGGCGACTCCGCCGTCCGGGTGCTCAACGGCAGGCCGACGACCGTCAAGGCGATGCGCGAGGCCACCCACGTGATCCGCGAGCTGGCGAGCTGCCGACCGGTCGAGGTCAACGGCTCGACCCTGCAGTTCCCGTGGGCGACCAGCTCGCGGCTCGAGGTGTGGATCGCCGCCTACGGACCGCTCGCGCTCAAGGCGGCGGGCGAGGTCGGCGACGGCTTCATCCTGCAGCTCGCCGACCTCGACATCGCCGCCTGGATGATCGCCACGGTGCGCAAGGCAGCGGCCGACGCCGGCCGCGATCCGGAGTCGCTCACGTTCTGCGTCGCCGCGCCGGCGTACGTGACCGACGGCTCCACCCAGGCGCGCGCACATGCGATCGACCAGTGCCGCTGGTTCGGCGGGATGGTCGGCAACCACGTCGCCGACATCGTGGCGAAGTACGGCACCGGGGGCGCCGTGCCGCAGGCGTTGACCGACTACATCGCCGGCCGCGCGGGCTACGACTACAACGAGCACGGTCGGGCCGGCAACACCCATGCCAGCTTCGTGCCCGACGAGATCGTCGAGCGGTTCTGCCTCATCGGCACCGTCGAGGAGCAGGTCGCCAAGCTGGAGGCGCTGCGCGGGCTGGGCGTGGACCAGTTCGCCGTCTATCTCCAGCACGACGCCAAGGAGGAGACGCTCGCGGCGTACGGCGAGCACGTCATCGGCCGGGTCAACCGACCTGCCGCGGCGAAGGTCGAGTCCTAG
- the hydA gene encoding dihydropyrimidinase yields MSTTLITGGTVVSATGRTQADVLVDGETIVALIQPGAIPFGPIAPDRTIDATGKYVVPGGVDAHTHMEMPFGGTFASDTFETGTRAAAWGGTTTIVDFVVQYPEQNVLDQYHLWHEKAAGNCAIDYGFHQILSDVQDSSLTAMDELISEGVTSFKLFMAYKGVFLSDDGQILRAFQKGSENGAMMMMHAENGAVIDVLVQQAIAAGKTTPYWHGITRPWQAEEEATHRAIMLADLTGAPLYVVHVSAKQAVEQIATARDRGLNVFGETCPQYLYLSLEEQLAAVSERWGTLEGAKWVCSTPLRSRAEGHQNAMWQSLRTNDIQMVSTDHCPFCMKDQKELGRNDFSKIPNGIGSVENRLDLMYQGVVTGEITLERWVEITSTTPARMFGMYGKKGVIAPGADADIVVYDPSGHTSIGMGPGRTAHHMNMDYSAWEGFEIDGHVDLVMSRGAVVVDDSGYVGRKGHGQYVARGLSQYLS; encoded by the coding sequence ATGAGCACCACCCTGATCACCGGCGGGACGGTCGTCAGCGCCACCGGGCGTACGCAGGCCGACGTCCTCGTCGACGGTGAGACGATCGTCGCGCTGATCCAGCCGGGCGCCATCCCCTTCGGCCCCATCGCGCCGGACCGCACCATCGACGCGACCGGGAAGTACGTCGTCCCGGGCGGGGTCGATGCCCACACCCACATGGAGATGCCGTTCGGCGGCACCTTCGCCAGCGACACCTTCGAGACCGGCACCCGCGCCGCGGCGTGGGGCGGCACGACGACGATCGTCGACTTCGTGGTGCAGTACCCGGAGCAGAACGTGCTCGACCAGTACCACCTGTGGCACGAGAAGGCCGCCGGCAACTGCGCCATCGACTACGGCTTCCACCAGATCCTCTCCGACGTCCAGGACAGCAGCCTGACCGCGATGGACGAGCTGATCTCCGAGGGGGTCACCAGCTTCAAGCTCTTCATGGCCTACAAGGGCGTCTTCCTCTCCGACGACGGCCAGATCCTGCGGGCCTTCCAGAAGGGCTCCGAGAACGGAGCGATGATGATGATGCACGCCGAGAACGGCGCCGTCATCGACGTCCTCGTCCAGCAGGCGATCGCCGCTGGCAAGACCACGCCGTACTGGCACGGCATCACCCGTCCGTGGCAGGCCGAGGAGGAGGCCACCCACCGCGCGATCATGCTCGCCGACCTCACCGGCGCACCGCTGTACGTCGTGCACGTCTCTGCCAAGCAGGCCGTCGAGCAGATCGCGACAGCGCGCGATCGCGGCCTCAACGTCTTCGGCGAGACCTGCCCCCAGTACCTCTACCTCTCATTGGAGGAGCAGCTCGCCGCTGTCAGCGAGCGGTGGGGCACCCTCGAGGGCGCCAAGTGGGTCTGCTCCACGCCGCTGCGCTCGCGCGCCGAGGGGCACCAGAACGCGATGTGGCAGAGCCTGCGCACCAACGACATCCAGATGGTCTCCACCGACCACTGCCCGTTCTGCATGAAGGACCAGAAGGAGCTCGGCCGCAACGACTTCTCCAAGATCCCCAACGGCATCGGCTCGGTCGAGAACCGGCTGGACCTGATGTACCAGGGCGTCGTCACCGGCGAGATCACCCTAGAGCGATGGGTCGAGATCACCTCGACCACGCCGGCCCGGATGTTCGGAATGTACGGCAAGAAGGGGGTCATCGCGCCCGGAGCCGACGCCGACATCGTGGTCTACGACCCGAGCGGGCACACCTCGATCGGGATGGGACCCGGCCGGACCGCCCACCACATGAACATGGACTACTCCGCGTGGGAGGGCTTCGAGATCGACGGCCACGTCGACCTGGTGATGTCGCGCGGTGCGGTGGTCGTCGACGACTCCGGCTACGTCGGGCGCAAAGGCCATGGGCAGTACGTCGCCCGCGGGCTGTCGCAGTATCTGAGCTGA
- a CDS encoding nitrilase-related carbon-nitrogen hydrolase: MSIVRVAISQTTWTGDKESMLDRHEQFARDAAAQGAQAMCFQELFYGPYFGITQDKKYYRYAEAADGPIVQRFAALAKELGQVMILPIYEEAETGVYYNTSVLVDADGTILGTYRKNHLPHLEKFWEKFYFRPGNLGYPVFETAIGKVGMYICYDRHFPEGWRELGLNGAHLVFNPNATKPGLSNRLWEVEGPCAAVANGYFVLQPNRVGREDNEYGEEAVDFYGTSQVIDPRGNFVGERGSSEKEELLVRDLDLDMVQQMRDDWQFYRDRRPDTYTRIPQA, from the coding sequence ATGTCGATTGTCAGGGTTGCCATCTCGCAGACGACGTGGACCGGCGACAAGGAGTCGATGCTCGACAGGCACGAGCAGTTCGCCCGCGACGCCGCCGCGCAGGGAGCCCAGGCGATGTGCTTCCAGGAGCTCTTCTACGGGCCCTACTTCGGCATCACGCAGGACAAGAAGTACTACCGGTACGCCGAGGCGGCCGACGGGCCGATCGTGCAGCGCTTCGCCGCACTGGCCAAGGAGCTCGGCCAGGTGATGATCCTGCCGATCTACGAGGAGGCCGAGACCGGGGTCTACTACAACACCTCGGTGCTGGTCGACGCCGACGGCACCATCCTCGGCACCTACCGCAAGAACCATCTCCCGCACCTGGAGAAGTTCTGGGAGAAGTTCTACTTCCGCCCCGGCAACCTGGGCTATCCGGTCTTCGAGACGGCGATCGGCAAGGTCGGGATGTACATCTGCTACGACCGGCACTTCCCCGAGGGCTGGCGTGAGCTCGGGCTGAACGGCGCCCACCTGGTCTTCAACCCGAACGCCACCAAGCCGGGCCTGTCCAACCGGTTGTGGGAGGTCGAGGGTCCCTGCGCTGCCGTCGCCAACGGCTACTTCGTGCTCCAGCCCAACCGGGTCGGTCGGGAGGACAACGAGTACGGCGAGGAGGCCGTGGACTTCTACGGCACCAGCCAGGTGATCGACCCGCGGGGGAACTTCGTCGGCGAGCGCGGCTCGAGCGAGAAGGAGGAGCTGCTCGTGCGCGACCTCGACCTGGACATGGTGCAGCAGATGCGCGACGACTGGCAGTTCTACCGCGATCGCCGGCCCGACACCTACACCCGGATCCCGCAGGCATGA
- a CDS encoding DUF6221 family protein, with translation MSLPTARSTLTEFLLARIAEDEASARAAGGLAWLDGDHPTRSAVIADAAGDAVVYSEGIAWEPQATHIARWHPARVLVECEVKRRLIAEHLEPCPTLRLLGLTYCDHEDYLEDWRP, from the coding sequence GTGTCTCTACCCACTGCGAGGTCGACGTTGACCGAGTTCCTGCTCGCCCGCATCGCCGAGGACGAGGCGTCGGCGCGCGCTGCCGGCGGCCTGGCCTGGCTCGATGGCGATCATCCGACCCGGTCGGCGGTCATCGCGGATGCGGCCGGTGATGCGGTCGTCTACAGCGAGGGGATCGCGTGGGAGCCGCAGGCCACCCATATCGCCCGCTGGCACCCCGCGCGCGTGCTGGTCGAGTGCGAGGTCAAGCGGCGCCTCATCGCCGAACACCTCGAGCCGTGCCCGACCCTGCGACTGCTCGGGCTGACCTACTGCGACCACGAGGACTATCTCGAGGACTGGCGTCCCTAG
- a CDS encoding helix-turn-helix transcriptional regulator, whose product MPRPPLASLTDVASTGAPLAERAQRLVDGLTRWLPPGATWLALADPDAKVYATVASTGLEQPVLDYLARPAVAESIRDAGLTRNRPPLSLADLAVPVDELPTWTDCLIPTGFREGLGVPLFEPGGPYLGILTLLFFSGDPPSPAVRATMARLAPLVAGGVSPMRSVLATARLVQGATSGAVLFRDGTLQPLPGLERHELLDARCPVVEVARDALLAGQVYRSFMWPVDDGGAGGHVRMTVLAAADVPAFVLGTLLVSPDGDCRGLTSRELEVLGHIVDGLSNQQVARRLALAPRTVAAHVEHILHKLDAPSRTLAAVQAERDGCYVPAPRSPIRH is encoded by the coding sequence GTGCCCCGTCCGCCCCTGGCATCGCTCACCGACGTCGCTTCGACCGGCGCGCCCCTGGCCGAGCGCGCGCAGCGGCTCGTGGACGGGCTGACCCGCTGGCTGCCGCCCGGGGCGACCTGGTTGGCCCTGGCCGATCCGGACGCCAAGGTGTACGCCACCGTGGCCAGCACCGGTCTCGAGCAGCCCGTCCTCGACTACCTCGCCCGGCCGGCGGTCGCCGAGAGCATCCGGGACGCCGGCCTCACCAGGAACCGGCCGCCGCTCAGCCTGGCGGATCTGGCCGTCCCCGTGGACGAGCTGCCCACCTGGACCGACTGCCTGATCCCGACCGGCTTCCGGGAGGGGCTGGGGGTGCCGCTGTTCGAACCGGGCGGCCCCTATCTCGGCATCCTCACGCTGCTGTTCTTCAGCGGCGATCCGCCCTCGCCGGCGGTACGGGCCACCATGGCGCGGCTCGCCCCACTGGTCGCCGGCGGGGTCTCCCCCATGCGTTCCGTCCTCGCCACCGCACGGCTCGTGCAGGGCGCCACCTCCGGCGCCGTGCTGTTCCGCGACGGGACGCTCCAGCCGCTTCCGGGCCTTGAGCGCCACGAGCTCCTGGACGCGCGGTGCCCGGTCGTCGAGGTCGCCCGGGACGCGCTCCTGGCCGGGCAGGTGTACCGATCGTTCATGTGGCCGGTGGACGACGGTGGTGCCGGCGGCCATGTCCGCATGACGGTCCTCGCCGCCGCCGACGTACCCGCCTTCGTGCTCGGAACGCTGCTCGTCAGTCCCGACGGCGACTGCCGGGGCTTGACCTCCCGCGAGCTCGAGGTGCTCGGGCACATCGTCGACGGACTGTCCAACCAGCAGGTGGCGCGCCGACTCGCCCTCGCCCCGCGGACCGTGGCCGCCCACGTCGAGCACATCCTGCACAAGCTCGACGCGCCGTCGCGGACGCTGGCGGCCGTCCAGGCCGAGCGGGACGGCTGCTACGTGCCCGCGCCCCGCTCCCCGATCCGGCACTGA
- a CDS encoding glutathione-independent formaldehyde dehydrogenase, with protein sequence MKDVPDARIERPTDVLVRITSANICGSDLHMYEGRTDFEPGRWFGHENLGQVVEVGDGVDKVKVGEYVVLPFNIACGHCKNCERQLTNYCLTAQPEPSMAGAAYGFADMGPYGGGQAELLRVPWGDFNCLRLGEDAEQRQTDYVMLADIFPTGYHATELAGVQPGDQTVIYGAGPVGLMAALSATIRGASKVMVVDRHPDRLRLAESIGAIAIDDSQVDPVEAVLEQTMGLGADNGCECVGYQAHEPSGEEHANLTMNRLVASVRFTGRIGNVGVFVPQDPGAKDELAKQGKLAFDYGMFWFKGQHIGSGQAPVKKYNRQLRDLIAAGKAEPSFIVSHELPLDRAPEAYQHFDSRDDGWTKVVLHPAMAGA encoded by the coding sequence GTGAAGGATGTGCCGGACGCGCGCATCGAGCGTCCGACCGACGTGCTGGTTCGGATCACATCGGCGAACATCTGCGGCTCGGACCTGCACATGTACGAGGGGCGGACCGACTTCGAGCCCGGCCGCTGGTTCGGGCACGAGAACCTCGGCCAGGTGGTCGAGGTCGGGGACGGGGTCGACAAGGTCAAGGTGGGCGAGTACGTGGTCCTGCCGTTCAACATCGCGTGTGGTCACTGCAAGAACTGCGAACGCCAGCTCACCAACTACTGCCTGACGGCCCAGCCGGAGCCGAGCATGGCCGGCGCGGCGTACGGCTTCGCCGACATGGGTCCGTACGGCGGAGGGCAGGCGGAGCTGCTGCGCGTGCCGTGGGGCGACTTCAACTGCCTGCGGCTCGGGGAGGACGCCGAGCAGCGCCAGACCGACTACGTGATGCTGGCCGACATCTTCCCGACCGGCTACCACGCCACCGAGCTGGCAGGGGTGCAGCCCGGCGACCAGACGGTCATCTACGGCGCCGGCCCGGTCGGGCTGATGGCGGCGCTCTCCGCGACGATCCGCGGCGCCAGCAAGGTGATGGTCGTCGACAGGCACCCCGACAGGCTCCGCCTCGCCGAGTCGATCGGGGCGATCGCCATCGACGACTCCCAGGTGGATCCGGTCGAGGCGGTCCTGGAGCAGACCATGGGTCTGGGCGCTGACAACGGCTGTGAGTGCGTCGGCTACCAGGCGCACGAGCCCAGCGGGGAGGAGCACGCGAACCTCACGATGAACCGGCTGGTCGCCTCCGTGCGCTTCACCGGGAGGATCGGCAACGTCGGTGTCTTCGTCCCGCAGGACCCCGGGGCGAAGGACGAGCTGGCCAAGCAGGGCAAGCTCGCCTTCGACTACGGCATGTTCTGGTTCAAGGGGCAGCACATCGGCAGTGGCCAGGCCCCGGTCAAGAAGTACAACCGGCAGCTGAGGGACCTGATCGCTGCCGGCAAGGCCGAGCCGTCGTTCATCGTGAGCCACGAGTTGCCGCTCGACCGGGCGCCCGAGGCCTACCAGCACTTCGACAGCCGCGACGACGGCTGGACCAAGGTCGTGCTGCACCCGGCGATGGCAGGCGCGTGA
- a CDS encoding type 1 glutamine amidotransferase domain-containing protein yields the protein MATTLDGRRVAILAADGVERVELEQPRQALDDAGASTEVLSISSGKIQARDHDLKDAGTFAVDRLVGEASVEDYHALLLPGGTVNPDKLRMEPAAVEFVRRFVQSGKPVASICHGPWNFVEADVARGRRLTSWPSVRTDLRNAGAEVVDEEVVTDGNITTSRSPDDLPAFCERIVQEFAKAPQGAGAGGRA from the coding sequence ATGGCGACGACGCTGGATGGACGGCGGGTGGCCATCCTCGCGGCCGACGGGGTGGAGCGGGTCGAGCTGGAGCAACCCCGGCAGGCGCTGGACGACGCCGGAGCGAGCACCGAGGTGCTCTCGATCAGCAGCGGCAAGATCCAGGCCCGTGACCACGACCTGAAGGACGCCGGCACCTTCGCCGTCGACCGGCTCGTCGGGGAGGCCTCGGTCGAGGACTACCACGCGCTGCTCCTGCCGGGTGGGACGGTGAACCCCGACAAGCTGCGGATGGAGCCGGCCGCGGTCGAGTTCGTCAGACGCTTCGTGCAGTCGGGCAAGCCGGTCGCGTCGATCTGCCACGGCCCCTGGAACTTCGTCGAGGCCGACGTCGCGCGGGGCCGTCGGCTGACCTCGTGGCCCAGCGTGCGCACCGACCTGCGCAACGCCGGTGCCGAGGTGGTCGACGAGGAGGTGGTCACCGACGGCAACATCACCACCAGTCGCTCACCCGACGACCTGCCCGCGTTCTGCGAGCGGATCGTGCAGGAGTTCGCCAAGGCCCCGCAGGGCGCTGGAGCGGGAGGCCGGGCGTGA